A stretch of DNA from Oreochromis aureus strain Israel breed Guangdong linkage group 10, ZZ_aureus, whole genome shotgun sequence:
ACTTCTGTACTATTAAACAGGTCTTTAAAGACATGTTTATTTGAGCTTACTGCATTTTTTGTATTGGAAATTGCTTCACTCaatttcatacacattcaccCAAAATTCAGCCTCTTATATTTAGCCTCATGCAAACTTTGGCAGCTCTATCTTTGGCTCGGGGAGTCACTCAATAAGATGATGCAGCTTTGCAGGCTGGTTTAAAGTTAAAGTGtgtcagaagaaaaacaaaaagcacacaCAGATGTAACTGAGATATGTGTCAGCATTGTGATTCTCTGTCTTTTTGCTCATTCTCTTTATTCATCGTCTTTAACACAGGCAGTAATTATACAGTAACAGCGACACTGGTGGTCTGGTTGATGTAGAAGACagtgacgatgatgatgatgccagCAGTGGTGAAaaagagccaaaaagtctgatTGTTTTTGCATCTCTGCAGCCTCGCCAGATGACACCTCTCTTTCACACTGATTcaactttttttctcatttctgtcattcctattttctgtctttcttacatctttcttttctttgtgatgtttcttttaaaaaaaaaagtgctatgACACAACTGACGCCAGTAAGCACCTGAAGTCCAGTCCCAGATCCTGCTTTGACTAGCTGGAAGATGGAGATTGcgggacaggaggaggaggataagGAGGGATGGAAGCACAggaaggagggagagggagaaggagtGGAGAGATAAGGAGGTTTAAAGAAGGCGCTCCCCTCTTAGTGCTGGATCCTCCTGATGGACTGAATCTGAGGAGTCTGGGCGTGGGAGCCAAATTCACGGTAACACTTGTACTCTCCTCCGCGACAGTCGCACTCCATGATGTATTGGTGGCCACGGTAGCCAGGGTACTGGTAGCACACAAAGCTGCAGgaaaacacgcacacagacacacgcttGAATCAGGTAAGCAGTCAATGCTTTCCAGtggctgtgtgtttgtcagctgtgTGAAGGTGATCTAAAGTGACTGTGAACTTACGCTCCACTCTGAATCTGCATGGATCCAACTTCGTTGTTAAACCAGCCCATGGCCTGCAGGGAGGGGTAATCATCACACATCTCGAACTGACGTCCCATCATGTTCTCCATCTCATAGATGATCATGCGGGAGTCCTTGTGGTTCTGTgcaaaagagaggaaaaagaagtCTCAGCAGAATTTGAGAATAAGCTGATGTCAGCTAATGGCCGTTATAGTGTGTTGTGTTAACCTACAGCACAGCAGATGGGCCTGAAGGAGATCATTCTCTCAATGCGGTAGGAGTTGCTGCCACTATAAGCCTCAAAGCGGGGGTAGTCTCCCTTCTCCAGGACGAACTGTTGGCCGCAGAAGCTGGAGTGCTCGTAGCCCACCCAGCTGGAAGccagaaacaaatgaaaagaataaTGAGCACAGCTTCTATCTAAACCACCCAAAATCTGAAGGAAAGACACtcggttttattttctttaaacagTTTGAGGGTTTCCAGAAGAGCAAGGAAGCTCATCAGATACGTACGCGCCGCACTCCACCTTCAGGGAGCGGATGTTCTCCATCCCGCACTCCATGATGTTCTGGCAGCTGGCGGTAAACTCCATACGCCTGCCCTGGAAGTACTCCTGATCGTACACAGTGatctgcaaaaagcaaaaagggTACACTGAGTACAGCCTGAATCAGATATTACTGTACATAAACTAAAAACTTGTGCTGCTGCTTGCATCCCTGCAAGATGATGTGTAAAGCATATGCTTACCTTCCAAGGGCCCATGGGCATGGGGTTTGTCAAAGCCATGTTGTCCTCTTTTTCAGCAGTACCTGCAAagttaaaaaatacataaacagtCGGGAAAGGATGTGAGAAGGTCAAAATCAAAAAACCTGCAGCTAACTGTTTGCTGTGCCATAAATTTAAAGCCCCAGTTTGTCACACCAGGCTTCAATGTAAGCCTTTAACTTCAAGCCTCCTGCTCACTCTTCTTTGCTGTTTTCACTTGTTTTAAAATGACTTCCTCATATTATagttaatgtaataaaacaaagtacactggcttccttcTGTTCTCGTAAGACCACCTGTTGTTAGTTGGACTGTTGCATTAGAGGCCTAGGCTCCATTACATTCATAGACTGGGAAACTGTGCTGTATTGGTAACTACTTTAACAACTTGGACCTACCCAAACTGGTGAGCTGTGTGTCGCAGGGTTCCACTGAACAGTGTGCGGAGGCAGTGTGAACGGGGGGTATATATACACCCACGGGTGTCAGGGGCCGGGGGGGGCAGGCATGCCTGGACTCATGTCAGCACTTTGCTTTGGACTCCATTGTTTAGCCACAGAGGGGTTAacacgcagacacacagtgATTCATGCAAACACAAAGAGGACCCACTGCTATACTGCGCTACATACACCTCTGTGGTAAATCTATAtgttagggggaaaaaagagagggtGGCTTTCCACACGAGCATGTGGGTCTATTATGAGATAGGCCCACATAAAAATTCAGCTCAGCGGTGAAATACTTTATGTGGctgttttctttgattttcaAAGTCATGGTACAAAGGTGGAGGATTAGCAACAGTCTTGTGCACACCACTGGATTCACTAAAAAGCCAAGTGATGTTTTCTGTGATATCAAGTGACATCAGGGCAGTGTGATTAGCGCtactgcctcacagcaagaaggtccacCATCTTTCTGTGATGGCATGTTCTCCCCGAGGCAGCGcaggttctctccgggtactcctgCTTTCCCCCAAAGACATGTGCTGGGGTTAATTTGTGATTACactataaaaattaaataatggtGTTAGCTCTGTCTGGATGTACCCCGCTCTCACCCTCtagcagctgggataggctccagcaccccatGACCCTCAATTGTATAAATggaagaagaaaatggatggatggatcgagCGATATCTcacagttattactattattagaTTAATCAAACCAGTATAGCCCTGTAATAGACTAGCAACCTGTACAGGGTGTAGCCAACCTCTTGCCATATATCAGCTGAAACAGACTCTAGACCCCTAGATTAAACCCACTCACACATAGCTCACACTATTgaaattcattattattaggTTGTCCTCAAAACTATCTGAAAAGCTTCCAGTTGATCCAAAATATTGCAACCAGAGTACAGGAACTAGGACGAGATAGCATGTTTCTCCCATACtggtcttgatgcatgctcagttgtccagg
This window harbors:
- the LOC116317297 gene encoding beta-crystallin A1-like yields the protein MALTNPMPMGPWKITVYDQEYFQGRRMEFTASCQNIMECGMENIRSLKVECGAWVGYEHSSFCGQQFVLEKGDYPRFEAYSGSNSYRIERMISFRPICCANHKDSRMIIYEMENMMGRQFEMCDDYPSLQAMGWFNNEVGSMQIQSGAFVCYQYPGYRGHQYIMECDCRGGEYKCYREFGSHAQTPQIQSIRRIQH